A stretch of Microbacterium sp. LWH3-1.2 DNA encodes these proteins:
- a CDS encoding acyl-CoA dehydrogenase codes for MADAAVRTKKPAVHKNTPAGGAPTAPHTAAEASDPRIDIAAVTDLLLGTWAQTRREAREMIKDPAFWRIEGQSMPEHRERVLTQLHLLVEHGGSRRAMPEKFGGLNDNGANLAGFQELVLADPSLQIKSGVQWGLFGSAIFQLGTEKHHEAWLEGVIDLSLPGAFAMTETGHGSDVAAIGTTATYDPETEQFVIHTPFRGAYKDYLGNAALHGKAATVFAQLITGGVNYGVHCFFVPIRDDEGAMLPGIVSEDDGVKGGLNGIDNGRLAFDQVRVPRFNLLDRYGQVAADGSYTSDIPTPGRRFFTMLGALVQGRVSLDGAATTGTALALCIALTYANQRRQFDSGVGTEEVVLLDYGKHQRRLLPLLAQNYAQFFSHDELLKKFDAVFSGRTDTPEEREDLETLAAALKPLSTWNALSTIQEAREACGGSGFLAENRMVGLHQDLDVYVTFEGDNNVLLQLVGKRLLSDYAKQFKGADAAKLARYAARQTAGKLFHGAGLRQLGQTVADLGSTARSIELGLRTDQQHELLAGRVQQMVADVAAALRPAPKLSPAEAAALFNSHQAELIEAARAHGELLQWEAFTDGVSRVSDEGTKQVLTWLRDLFGLHLIEKHLAWYIINGRLSTQRAASVSRYIDRLAARLRPHAQDLVDAYGFAPEHVRAPIASGAERERQDEAREYYRALAASGSAPVSEKSLKKK; via the coding sequence ATGGCTGACGCCGCCGTCCGCACCAAGAAGCCCGCTGTCCACAAGAACACGCCTGCCGGCGGAGCGCCGACCGCTCCGCACACCGCGGCCGAGGCATCCGATCCCCGCATCGACATCGCCGCGGTCACCGATCTGCTCCTCGGTACATGGGCGCAGACCCGTCGCGAGGCCCGCGAGATGATCAAGGACCCCGCGTTCTGGCGCATCGAGGGGCAGTCGATGCCCGAGCACCGCGAGCGCGTGCTCACGCAGCTGCACCTGCTGGTCGAGCACGGCGGCTCGCGTCGCGCGATGCCCGAGAAGTTCGGCGGGCTGAACGACAACGGCGCCAACCTCGCCGGCTTCCAGGAGCTCGTGCTCGCCGACCCGAGCCTGCAGATCAAGTCGGGTGTGCAGTGGGGTCTGTTCGGATCGGCGATCTTCCAGCTCGGCACCGAGAAGCACCATGAGGCATGGCTCGAGGGCGTCATCGACCTCAGCCTGCCGGGCGCGTTCGCGATGACGGAGACCGGACACGGGTCGGATGTCGCGGCCATCGGCACGACCGCGACCTACGACCCCGAGACCGAGCAGTTCGTGATCCACACGCCGTTCCGGGGCGCCTACAAGGACTACCTCGGCAATGCGGCGCTGCACGGCAAGGCCGCCACGGTGTTCGCGCAGCTCATCACGGGCGGCGTCAACTACGGCGTGCACTGCTTCTTCGTGCCGATCCGAGACGACGAGGGCGCGATGCTGCCGGGCATCGTCAGCGAGGACGACGGCGTCAAGGGCGGCCTGAACGGCATCGACAACGGCCGGCTCGCGTTCGACCAGGTGCGGGTCCCGCGCTTCAACCTGCTCGACCGCTACGGCCAGGTCGCGGCGGACGGCTCCTACACGTCCGACATCCCGACGCCGGGCCGCCGCTTCTTCACGATGCTCGGCGCCCTCGTGCAGGGCCGCGTGTCGCTGGACGGGGCCGCCACGACCGGAACCGCGCTCGCCCTCTGCATCGCCCTGACCTACGCCAACCAGCGCCGGCAGTTCGACTCGGGCGTGGGCACCGAGGAGGTCGTGCTGCTCGACTACGGCAAGCACCAGCGGCGCCTCTTGCCGCTTCTCGCCCAGAACTACGCGCAGTTCTTCAGCCACGACGAGCTGCTGAAGAAGTTCGACGCCGTCTTCTCGGGTCGCACCGACACCCCCGAGGAGCGCGAAGACCTCGAGACCCTCGCCGCGGCGCTCAAGCCGCTGAGCACATGGAACGCGCTGAGCACGATCCAGGAGGCCCGAGAGGCCTGCGGGGGCTCCGGCTTCCTCGCCGAGAACCGCATGGTCGGCCTCCACCAGGACCTCGACGTCTACGTGACCTTCGAGGGAGACAACAACGTCCTGCTCCAGTTGGTCGGCAAGCGCCTCCTGTCGGACTACGCCAAGCAGTTCAAGGGGGCGGATGCCGCGAAGCTGGCCCGCTACGCCGCTCGGCAGACGGCGGGCAAGCTGTTCCACGGCGCCGGGCTCCGCCAGCTCGGGCAGACGGTCGCCGACCTGGGCTCCACCGCCCGCTCGATCGAGCTCGGCCTGCGCACCGACCAGCAGCACGAGCTGCTCGCAGGCCGGGTGCAGCAAATGGTGGCGGATGTCGCCGCCGCGCTGCGCCCGGCGCCCAAGCTGTCGCCCGCCGAGGCGGCGGCACTGTTCAACAGCCACCAGGCGGAACTGATCGAGGCGGCCCGCGCACACGGCGAGCTCCTGCAGTGGGAGGCCTTCACCGACGGCGTGAGCCGCGTCTCCGACGAGGGCACCAAGCAGGTGCTGACGTGGCTGCGCGATCTGTTCGGACTGCACCTCATCGAGAAGCACCTCGCGTGGTACATCATCAACGGGCGACTGTCGACGCAGCGCGCAGCATCCGTCTCCCGCTACATCGACCGGCTCGCGGCGCGGCTGCGTCCGCACGCCCAGGATCTTGTCGATGCCTACGGCTTCGCGCCCGAGCACGTGCGCGCGCCGATCGCGTCGGGTGCCGAGCGCGAGCGCCAGGACGAGGCGCGCGAGTACTACCGTGCGCTCGCCGCGTCGGGCAGCGCACCGGTGTCGGAGAAGTCGCTCAAGAAGAAGTGA
- a CDS encoding glucose-6-phosphate dehydrogenase produces the protein MKIVASADWRDSVPFENPVLLADVVPGEATRCFTCGPDSEPLPRTELWAYKHRHPKNHDGYVRFYCAYHVPAAAIVPQPAAAPTARSKSSSPRPAAERRVAKPVVPERIRAMCPNCFIEISATGECGNCGWTAS, from the coding sequence ATGAAGATCGTCGCGTCGGCGGATTGGCGGGACTCGGTCCCCTTCGAGAACCCTGTGCTCCTCGCGGACGTGGTCCCGGGCGAGGCGACGCGCTGCTTCACCTGCGGTCCCGACTCCGAGCCGCTGCCCCGCACCGAGCTGTGGGCGTACAAGCACCGGCATCCCAAGAATCACGACGGCTACGTCCGTTTCTACTGCGCGTATCACGTGCCGGCAGCGGCGATCGTCCCTCAGCCGGCGGCCGCGCCGACCGCACGGTCGAAGTCGTCCTCGCCTCGTCCGGCCGCCGAGCGCCGTGTCGCCAAGCCGGTCGTCCCCGAGCGCATCCGCGCGATGTGTCCGAACTGCTTCATCGAGATCTCCGCAACCGGTGAGTGCGGCAACTGCGGCTGGACCGCGTCCTGA
- a CDS encoding DNA-3-methyladenine glycosylase I, which yields MSTDVRLGADGRARCAWVGDDLEYARYHDEEWGVPLHGDRALFEKMSLEGFQAGLSWITILRKRPRFREVFAGFEPAVVAAFGEDDVARLMTDAGIIRNRAKIEATISNARLVLELEPGELDDVMWSFAPAAHQRPATFAEVPAITAEAEAMSKALRGRGFRFVGPTTMYALMQSAGMVDDHVDGCWRVD from the coding sequence GTGAGCACTGATGTCCGCCTCGGCGCCGACGGCCGCGCGCGCTGCGCGTGGGTCGGCGACGACCTCGAGTACGCCCGTTACCACGACGAGGAGTGGGGGGTGCCCCTGCACGGCGACCGCGCGCTCTTCGAGAAGATGAGCCTCGAAGGGTTCCAGGCGGGGCTGTCGTGGATCACGATCCTCCGCAAGCGGCCGCGCTTCCGCGAGGTATTCGCGGGCTTCGAACCCGCGGTGGTGGCGGCGTTCGGCGAAGACGACGTCGCACGATTGATGACGGATGCCGGCATCATCCGCAATCGCGCCAAGATCGAGGCCACGATCTCCAATGCGCGGCTGGTGCTCGAGCTCGAGCCAGGCGAGCTCGACGACGTCATGTGGTCGTTCGCGCCGGCCGCCCATCAGCGCCCCGCAACCTTCGCGGAGGTGCCCGCGATCACCGCGGAGGCCGAGGCGATGAGCAAGGCGCTCCGGGGGCGCGGCTTCCGCTTCGTCGGGCCGACCACGATGTACGCGCTCATGCAGTCGGCGGGCATGGTCGACGACCACGTCGACGGCTGCTGGCGCGTCGACTGA
- a CDS encoding LLM class flavin-dependent oxidoreductase, which yields MVDYGHPLEFGAFVTPSAASPEAPVLLSQVAEASDLDLVTFQDHPYQPAFLDTWTLMSFVAARTDTIRIAPNVLNVPLRPPAVVARAAASIDLLSGGRFDLGLGAGGFWDAIEAMGGTRLTPGQAVTALGEAIDLMRELWRTDERRGVFTDGKYHAVHGAKRGPRPAHDIPIHIGAYKPRMLSLTGRKGDGWLPSLGYLKPGDLAKGNAAIDEAAQSVGRDPREIRRLLNIGQLAAESREFAERLARLALDDGIGTFIIAADDPNLLQRFGEEVAPAVRELVAAERGRRGTAAASVRSAAALAARRDGIAYDDVPAGVRAIEPGDFDYGDVRATYMRGGSPGLVLQPGSAEQVAEALAFARRHPELPLAVRSGGHGISGRSTNDGGIVIDLRRLDEIEVLDADRRLVRIGPGARWAQVAAALGEHGWALTSGDYGGVGVGGLATAGGIGLLAREHGLTIDHLRAAEVVLADGSIVRTDAATHPDLFWAVRGAGANVGIVTAFEFEVDEVGQVGYAQLAFQVDDVAEFLEGYGRIVESSPRDLTLFLLTGGPRPGEPQVVQLYGVVDSDDPDTIIARLQPFAELAPLVQQSVQLTTYPQIMANADLGPQHGAGEPHSRSGLIDHVTPAFAAAVERMLRSGAVPFFQLRAVGGAVADVEEDATAYAHRSANFSVAALGSHPDRLDAQWRTLADHVDGMYLSFDSSERPERIAEAFPPATLERLRRVKAAYDPTCVFRDNFAIEPAESDAA from the coding sequence ATCGTGGACTACGGACACCCCCTCGAATTCGGGGCCTTCGTCACCCCCTCCGCCGCGAGCCCCGAGGCCCCGGTGCTGCTGTCGCAGGTGGCCGAGGCATCCGATCTCGATCTCGTCACCTTCCAGGACCACCCGTATCAGCCGGCGTTCCTGGACACCTGGACGCTCATGTCGTTCGTCGCCGCGCGCACCGACACGATCCGGATCGCGCCCAACGTCCTGAACGTGCCGCTGCGCCCGCCGGCCGTCGTCGCGCGGGCGGCGGCCAGCATCGACCTGCTGTCGGGCGGCCGCTTCGACCTGGGCCTCGGTGCGGGAGGCTTCTGGGATGCCATCGAGGCGATGGGCGGCACGCGCCTCACGCCTGGTCAGGCCGTGACGGCGCTGGGGGAGGCGATCGACCTGATGCGCGAGCTGTGGCGCACCGACGAGCGCCGGGGCGTCTTCACCGACGGGAAGTACCACGCGGTGCACGGCGCGAAGCGCGGTCCGCGTCCGGCGCACGACATCCCGATCCACATCGGGGCATACAAGCCCCGCATGCTCTCGCTCACCGGTCGCAAGGGCGACGGGTGGCTGCCGTCGCTCGGCTACCTGAAGCCCGGCGATCTCGCCAAGGGCAACGCCGCGATCGACGAGGCCGCGCAGTCCGTCGGCCGAGACCCGCGAGAGATCCGGCGGCTGCTCAACATCGGGCAGCTCGCCGCCGAGTCGCGTGAATTCGCCGAGCGCCTCGCGCGGCTCGCGCTCGACGACGGCATCGGCACGTTCATCATCGCGGCGGACGACCCGAACCTCCTCCAGCGGTTCGGCGAGGAGGTCGCCCCCGCGGTGCGCGAGCTCGTCGCCGCCGAGCGCGGCCGGCGAGGCACGGCCGCAGCATCCGTCCGTTCCGCGGCGGCGCTCGCCGCACGCCGTGACGGAATCGCCTACGACGACGTGCCGGCCGGCGTCCGCGCGATCGAGCCCGGCGACTTCGACTACGGCGACGTGCGCGCCACCTACATGCGCGGCGGAAGCCCCGGCCTCGTGCTGCAGCCCGGGTCGGCCGAACAGGTCGCGGAGGCGCTCGCGTTCGCGCGGCGGCATCCCGAGCTCCCGCTCGCGGTGCGCAGCGGCGGCCACGGCATCAGCGGCCGCTCGACCAACGACGGCGGCATCGTGATCGACCTCCGCCGCCTCGACGAGATCGAGGTGCTCGACGCCGACCGCCGGCTCGTGCGGATCGGTCCCGGCGCGCGCTGGGCGCAGGTCGCCGCGGCGCTCGGAGAGCACGGCTGGGCGCTGACCTCGGGCGACTACGGCGGCGTGGGCGTGGGCGGCCTGGCGACGGCCGGCGGCATCGGTCTGCTCGCCCGCGAGCACGGGCTCACCATCGACCATCTGCGCGCCGCCGAGGTGGTGCTCGCCGACGGCTCGATCGTGCGGACGGACGCTGCGACCCACCCCGACCTCTTCTGGGCGGTGCGCGGGGCCGGCGCCAACGTCGGCATCGTCACGGCGTTCGAGTTCGAGGTCGACGAGGTCGGCCAGGTGGGCTACGCGCAGCTCGCGTTCCAGGTCGACGACGTGGCGGAGTTCCTCGAAGGGTACGGCCGCATCGTCGAGTCGTCGCCGCGCGACCTCACGCTGTTCCTGCTCACCGGCGGGCCCCGCCCCGGCGAGCCCCAGGTCGTGCAGCTCTACGGGGTCGTCGACTCCGACGACCCCGACACGATCATCGCGCGCCTGCAGCCCTTCGCCGAGCTCGCGCCGCTGGTACAGCAGTCCGTGCAGCTCACGACGTATCCGCAGATCATGGCGAATGCCGACCTCGGCCCGCAGCACGGCGCGGGCGAGCCGCACTCCCGCTCGGGTCTCATCGACCATGTCACGCCCGCCTTCGCGGCGGCGGTGGAACGGATGCTGCGATCCGGCGCGGTGCCGTTCTTCCAGCTCCGCGCGGTCGGCGGCGCCGTGGCCGACGTCGAGGAGGACGCGACCGCGTACGCGCATCGGTCGGCGAACTTCTCGGTCGCCGCCCTCGGCTCGCACCCCGACCGGCTCGACGCGCAGTGGCGCACCCTCGCCGACCACGTCGACGGCATGTATCTGAGCTTCGACTCGTCCGAGCGCCCGGAGCGCATCGCCGAGGCCTTCCCGCCCGCGACGCTGGAGCGACTGCGGCGCGTGAAGGCGGCGTACGACCCGACGTGCGTCTTCCGCGACAACTTCGCGATCGAGCCTGCAGAGTCCGACGCGGCCTGA
- a CDS encoding excinuclease ABC subunit UvrA — MASDSHIADSHEVIRVVGARENNLKNVSVDIPKRRLTVFTGVSGSGKSSLVFGTIANESQRLINETYPTFVQQFMGQLNRPEVDALENVSPAIIVDQERMGSNARSTVGTATDAHAMLRLLFSRIGQPHVGSPQAFSFNIPSVSGAGAITLEKGGKQVKERRSFEITGGMCPRCEGLGEVSDVDLDELYDKTKSLQDGAIQVPGYNPDGWMVKGFTESGFVDPAKPIQDYTDQERADFLYKEPTKVKINGINMTYEGLVPKITKSMLQKDRDSLQPHIRAFVDRAVKFLPCPDCGGTRLNEGARSSKINGTSIADAAAMQITDLAAWLDTVDDPSVAPLMVGLRQTIASFIDIGLGYLSLDRASGTLSGGEAQRTKMIRHLGSALTDISYVFDEPTAGLHPHDIQRMNRLLKLLRDKGNTVLVVEHKPEVIEIADHIVDLGPGAGRSGGEVQYQGDVEGLRTSGTITGRHLDDRARLKASTRAATGALEIRGATQHNLKEVDVDVPLGILTVVTGVAGSGKSSLIHGNVPGFDDVVVVDQAPIKGNRRSSPATYTGILDTIRSAFAKANSVKPALFSANSEGACPACRGLGVIITNLGFTQTVETLCELCEGSGFSDEVLEYTLDGKNIAEVLAMSAAEASVFFSKGPAHTTLMRMIDVGLGYITLGQALNTLSGGERQRLKLAISMAKKGAIYVLDEPTTGLHLADVENMLGMLDRLVEAGNSVIVIEHHQAVMAHADWIIDIGPGAGHDGGLIVFEGTPADLVAGADTLTAQHLREYVGA, encoded by the coding sequence ATGGCATCGGACTCCCACATCGCTGATTCGCACGAAGTCATCCGCGTCGTCGGCGCCCGCGAGAACAACCTCAAGAACGTGTCGGTCGACATCCCGAAGCGGCGGCTGACCGTGTTCACCGGGGTGAGCGGGTCGGGCAAGTCGTCGCTGGTGTTCGGCACCATCGCGAACGAGTCTCAGCGGCTCATCAACGAGACGTACCCGACGTTCGTGCAGCAGTTCATGGGGCAGCTCAACCGCCCCGAGGTGGACGCGCTCGAGAACGTGAGCCCGGCGATCATCGTCGACCAGGAGCGCATGGGCTCGAACGCGCGGTCCACGGTGGGCACCGCGACCGACGCGCACGCGATGCTGAGGCTGCTGTTCAGCCGCATCGGCCAGCCGCACGTCGGCTCGCCGCAGGCGTTCTCGTTCAACATCCCGTCCGTCTCGGGCGCCGGCGCGATCACCCTCGAGAAGGGCGGCAAGCAGGTCAAGGAGCGCCGCTCGTTCGAGATCACCGGCGGCATGTGCCCGCGCTGCGAGGGTCTCGGCGAGGTGAGCGATGTCGACCTCGACGAGCTCTACGACAAGACGAAGTCCCTGCAGGACGGCGCCATCCAGGTGCCCGGGTACAACCCCGACGGCTGGATGGTGAAGGGGTTCACCGAGTCCGGCTTCGTGGATCCGGCCAAGCCCATCCAGGACTACACCGACCAGGAGCGCGCGGACTTCCTCTACAAGGAGCCGACGAAGGTCAAGATCAACGGCATCAACATGACGTACGAGGGTCTCGTGCCGAAGATCACGAAGTCGATGCTCCAGAAGGACCGCGATTCCCTCCAGCCGCACATCCGCGCGTTCGTCGACCGCGCCGTGAAGTTCCTGCCCTGCCCCGACTGCGGCGGCACGCGGCTCAACGAAGGCGCCCGGTCGTCGAAGATCAACGGGACGAGCATCGCGGATGCCGCGGCCATGCAGATCACGGACCTCGCGGCGTGGCTCGACACGGTGGACGACCCGTCCGTCGCCCCGCTCATGGTGGGGCTGCGTCAGACGATCGCCTCCTTCATCGACATCGGACTCGGCTACCTGTCGCTGGACCGCGCCTCGGGCACGCTCTCGGGCGGCGAGGCGCAGCGCACCAAGATGATCCGCCACCTCGGGTCGGCGCTCACCGACATCAGCTACGTGTTCGACGAGCCGACGGCGGGCCTGCACCCCCACGACATCCAGCGCATGAACCGGCTGCTGAAGCTCCTGCGCGACAAGGGCAACACGGTGCTCGTGGTCGAGCACAAGCCCGAGGTCATCGAGATCGCCGACCATATCGTCGACCTGGGGCCGGGCGCCGGTCGATCGGGCGGCGAGGTGCAGTACCAGGGCGATGTCGAGGGCCTCCGCACCTCCGGCACGATCACCGGGCGCCACCTCGACGACCGCGCCCGGCTCAAGGCGTCGACGCGCGCCGCGACGGGTGCACTCGAGATCCGCGGTGCGACCCAGCACAACCTCAAAGAGGTCGATGTCGATGTGCCCCTCGGCATCCTCACCGTCGTCACCGGCGTCGCGGGCTCGGGCAAGTCGTCGCTCATCCACGGGAACGTGCCGGGCTTCGACGATGTCGTGGTCGTCGACCAGGCGCCGATCAAGGGCAACCGGCGCTCGAGCCCGGCGACCTACACGGGCATCCTCGACACGATCCGCTCCGCGTTCGCCAAGGCCAACAGCGTGAAGCCGGCGCTCTTCAGCGCCAACTCCGAGGGCGCATGCCCCGCGTGCCGCGGCCTCGGCGTGATCATCACGAACCTCGGCTTCACGCAGACGGTCGAGACGCTCTGCGAGCTGTGCGAGGGGTCGGGCTTCAGCGACGAGGTGCTCGAGTACACGCTCGACGGCAAGAACATCGCCGAGGTGCTCGCGATGTCGGCGGCCGAGGCATCCGTCTTCTTCTCCAAGGGCCCCGCGCACACCACCCTGATGCGCATGATCGACGTCGGACTCGGCTACATCACGCTCGGCCAGGCGCTCAACACGCTCTCGGGCGGCGAGCGGCAGCGCCTCAAGCTCGCGATCTCGATGGCGAAGAAAGGCGCGATCTACGTGCTCGACGAGCCGACGACGGGTCTGCACCTCGCCGACGTCGAGAACATGCTCGGGATGCTGGACCGCCTCGTCGAAGCCGGCAACAGCGTGATCGTGATCGAGCACCACCAGGCGGTGATGGCGCACGCCGACTGGATCATCGACATCGGTCCGGGTGCCGGACACGACGGCGGATTGATCGTGTTCGAGGGAACCCCGGCAGACCTGGTCGCCGGCGCCGACACTCTCACGGCCCAGCACCTGCGGGAGTACGTCGGCGCCTGA